The Bernardetia sp. ABR2-2B DNA window TTGAAATTTAACTGATTACTGGTTACTGATTTTAGAACTGACGCAAGAAACGCATTTCATTTTCGAAGAGCATACGAATATCTGGAATATCATAACGTAGGAGTGCAATTCTTTCTATTCCCATTCCGAAAGCAAAGCCATTGTATTTTTTAGAATCAATATTTACATTTTCCAAAACGTTGGGATGAACCATTCCACAACCCAAAATTTCTAACCAACCTGTTCCTTTCGTAAGACGATAATCAGATTCTGTTTTTGTTCCTAAATAAACATCAACTTCTGCACTTGGTTCTGTAAATGGAAAATACGAAGGACGAACACGAATTTTGGCATGTTGTCCGAAAAACTCTTTTGCAAAATAAAGAAGTGTTTGCTTCAATTGTGCAAAACTAACTCCTTCATTGACATACAAACCTTCAATTTGATGAAACATACAATGCGAACGAGCAGAAATAGTTTCATTACGAAAAACTCTACCAACTGATAGTGTTCTAATTGGTGGTTTTTGATTTTTCATGACACGCACTTGCACAGGCGATGTATGCGTACGAAGTAAAATATCTGGATCTTTTTCGATGAAAAAAGTATCTTGCATTTCTCGTGCAGGATGATTTTCAGGAAAGTTGAGTGCTGTAAAATTATACCAATCCAATTCTATTTCAGGTCCTTCAGAAAGATTGAAACCTATGCGTTCGAAAATCTGAATAATTTCATCACGCACCTGTGAAACGGGATGCAAACTTCCCAAAGTTTCATATGAAGCAGGTAGAGTAATATCTAAATCTGTTCCGGCTGTTGCATCTTGGGCATCTTCGATTTCCTGTTTTTTTGTACGGAACTTTGATTCAGCAGCTTGTTTTAATACGTTTATTTGTTGCCCTAATGTTCTTTTTTCTTCTTTAGGAACAGTCTTAAATTCATCAAAGAGAGTAGAAAGTTTGCTGTTTCGGCTTATAAAATCCAAACGAAATGTTTCTAACTGCTCTACACTTTGTATTTCAAAATTTTCTACTTCTGAAAGTAGTAAATTTACTTTTTCTTGTAACATAAATTTTTATCAATGAATGATTGATGAATAAAGACTATTTTCTATTGAAATGAAGTTGCAATTTCGTTAAAAAAGTGGTTTTGTGCAAATATTGGAATTTGTAAACAGAATTTTCTTACAACTAAATGAGGTAGATTAAAGAAACTAAATCAATCTTGAACTGTACTTATCGATTCAAACATATTTTTGGCAAGACTAGAGAGTGTGCTTTGTTCTTCTTTGAAAACCATCCATTCATACAAAAACTCTTTACCAACAATATGCGCCCCTACTCTACATTTGGCTTGACTAAGCAAAAGTATTCTTTCAAAAAGAGCTACATTTTGATTACTGATACAGAATAGATAGTCAAATTTGGTGGAAATAAATTTTTGCACTGCCACTACATCCATATTTCCACTCCAATCCATTTGTTCTGGATGAACCAAAAAAAATCGATACGAAACTCGTAACTCTTCTTTTATTTTTTTGGTTTGAAATAATATTACTTCTACTTTTTTATTATCTTTTTGAAGCTTTTCTATAATGGGACTGATTTGCTTTGCATCTTCTGCACTTTCTACTTGTAATAAAATACCAAAATGCTTTGCTTCCTCATAAGGCAAAGTTTGGTGTTTGGAAGCCGAAGGTCGAATTTGTCTATTCTTACGACTGACCAAATAATTTTTTATGGGATAAAGTAAATTATTCATTTTTCTATAACGCTGACAAAGGCTGTAAAATTATTATTTTACAAGAAATCACTTGATTATTCGTGGGTTATTCAAGATGATTTTTATAAAAACTAATACCTTAATTTTACAAAATTAGTCATTTTTTGTCTAAGTGAGCAATTAAAAACTATCCAAAATGAATATTCTGTAAAATCTAATAGGGAGAATTTTTTGGGGTTGTTTAGATAATTTATTTGCTCAAATTAAAAGACAAAATTTGAATAAATTTTCTAGCTTCTGGAATGTGTTTATAAACCTGTTCTATATTTTGAGGTATGATATGCTTTGCTAAAGTTCGCTGCAAATATTCTTTATTATAGGCTATTGGAATGCTATCAGTTCCCCAAACTTCTTGTTTTAAATCTGGTTTTGCATTAAAACTTCTGTATTTTTCTTTGTAATTTGGCATTGCTGCACGAACTAAAATTTCGATACAAGGAAATGGAATGAGAGGCAAAATAAGAGGTAGATATTCATAAGTGTAACCTTCTTTAATTCTGTTATCATAAAAATGCTCAATAGCTTTCCACAAAACAGGATATACAAAGTAAAACCATTCTTCAAAATAAGAGTCCGTTTTTTCTAATATAATTTCAGAATCTGCATTAAAGATGAGTATATCTTGATTGGTAAGATACGTTCCTTTTTCATTTGCTAGTTTGAGAAATGCTGTTCCCAAAAACTCATTTATATCCTCTACAAATTGAGTTGT harbors:
- the pheS gene encoding phenylalanine--tRNA ligase subunit alpha, whose amino-acid sequence is MLQEKVNLLLSEVENFEIQSVEQLETFRLDFISRNSKLSTLFDEFKTVPKEEKRTLGQQINVLKQAAESKFRTKKQEIEDAQDATAGTDLDITLPASYETLGSLHPVSQVRDEIIQIFERIGFNLSEGPEIELDWYNFTALNFPENHPAREMQDTFFIEKDPDILLRTHTSPVQVRVMKNQKPPIRTLSVGRVFRNETISARSHCMFHQIEGLYVNEGVSFAQLKQTLLYFAKEFFGQHAKIRVRPSYFPFTEPSAEVDVYLGTKTESDYRLTKGTGWLEILGCGMVHPNVLENVNIDSKKYNGFAFGMGIERIALLRYDIPDIRMLFENEMRFLRQF